One Novosphingobium sp. EMRT-2 DNA segment encodes these proteins:
- a CDS encoding AAA family ATPase, with translation MYKIASIEIAGFRGSDRTLRLPMDADVNFFIGRNGTGKTRLMNLLNFALSGDVRNLMQIEFRSVLFRLFRPRDRARPFIRISRGTDEDGYIDLTYELGTSSKAKPQTFRISASDIGGPWMRRQYRLLTETRYYHTDEPSDLARIKQSIDRLIQLSWISVHRAAMEAPEEREKRFESPVDRKAHQVARDFGVYFSVLDKAAAEETDKFQQVYLLALISPSGFEALSSLETVNPEDEKSAIRGMFAEFNIKSSVYASKLESFSKRMAKALANYDPKGPLEANDFLVLTDTIRIHDSVKEWHQLLKKRASIYAPKDTFVSILNGMLYKKRVSINAGNQPIFHSESGEELNLEQLSSGEKQLFILLGETLLQKQQPCIFMADEPEISLHIDWQERLVPSLRKINPNAQIVFATHSPDVVGAYGDNTIDLEKIG, from the coding sequence GTGTACAAGATTGCGTCAATCGAGATCGCTGGATTCCGAGGGTCAGACAGAACGCTCCGCCTGCCAATGGATGCGGACGTCAATTTCTTCATCGGACGAAATGGAACCGGAAAAACGCGCCTAATGAATCTGCTCAACTTCGCTCTGTCTGGAGACGTACGAAATTTGATGCAGATTGAATTCCGGTCTGTGCTGTTTCGATTGTTCCGTCCTCGCGATCGGGCTCGACCATTTATCCGGATATCCAGGGGCACTGACGAAGACGGCTACATTGATCTTACTTATGAGCTTGGAACTAGTTCAAAGGCGAAGCCACAAACCTTTCGCATAAGCGCGTCCGATATTGGCGGTCCCTGGATGCGTCGACAATACCGATTGCTTACCGAAACACGATACTATCACACTGACGAACCGTCAGACCTCGCGCGCATCAAACAATCAATCGACAGGCTTATCCAGCTTAGTTGGATTTCTGTGCATCGCGCGGCCATGGAAGCGCCAGAAGAGCGTGAAAAGCGCTTCGAGTCGCCAGTTGATCGGAAAGCACATCAGGTCGCACGCGATTTCGGCGTCTATTTTTCCGTCCTCGATAAAGCAGCAGCAGAAGAAACTGATAAATTTCAACAAGTATACTTACTCGCCCTTATTTCACCATCAGGCTTTGAAGCTCTATCAAGCCTCGAAACTGTAAATCCAGAAGACGAGAAGTCCGCAATAAGGGGAATGTTCGCAGAATTTAACATCAAGTCTAGCGTATATGCCAGCAAACTGGAAAGTTTTTCAAAGCGTATGGCGAAAGCGCTGGCCAACTATGACCCAAAAGGGCCATTAGAGGCAAATGACTTTCTCGTATTGACGGATACGATCAGAATTCATGACTCCGTCAAAGAATGGCATCAGTTACTCAAAAAAAGAGCTAGCATCTATGCCCCAAAAGATACATTTGTATCCATTCTCAACGGAATGCTTTATAAGAAAAGAGTCTCAATAAACGCAGGAAATCAACCTATATTTCATTCCGAAAGTGGCGAAGAGTTAAATCTTGAACAGCTTTCCTCGGGGGAAAAGCAACTCTTTATCCTTCTTGGCGAGACACTGCTTCAAAAGCAACAACCGTGTATATTTATGGCAGATGAGCCGGAAATATCTCTTCATATTGATTGGCAAGAGCGCCTTGTCCCAAGCCTTAGGAAGATAAACCCGAACGCTCAGATTGTATTTGCAACACATTCTCCTGATGTTGTAGGAGCTTATGGTGACAACACGATTGATCTAGAGAAGATAGGATGA
- a CDS encoding DUF4435 domain-containing protein has protein sequence MIEAFDRSASGRRNRALFYNVDRIVYVEGGRDDKGAMESFDGLFWRRVLGVVRPELRLRILPRGGKDQLIALAKGMDSSDEGKVIVAMDRDYDGIFRRTIDSKFVLYTYGYSFENDIFTPLALEDLFLNLCPVCDDTVDFSHLINELIDEFCKDAWWAQLADVCGGIVARKVIDRDHAPKYMMNNIYGCKPKLSKSALSIDVYKANSGSPRDRVRNIPYKKCHLPDFSVGHLYASFCYKIITYLHNIYSNTAKLTKDSVTSSAIANFAAHIAAAPQSKLGAYYQEALAGC, from the coding sequence ATGATCGAGGCGTTCGATAGGAGTGCATCTGGTCGAAGAAATCGGGCACTATTTTATAATGTAGATCGTATCGTATACGTCGAAGGAGGTCGCGACGATAAAGGGGCGATGGAATCCTTTGATGGCCTTTTTTGGCGGCGCGTCCTTGGTGTTGTCCGGCCTGAGCTTCGACTTCGCATACTTCCAAGAGGCGGAAAGGATCAGCTCATAGCTTTAGCCAAAGGCATGGACAGTAGCGACGAGGGAAAGGTTATAGTTGCAATGGATCGCGACTATGATGGAATATTTAGAAGAACTATAGATAGCAAGTTTGTATTATATACTTACGGATACAGCTTTGAGAATGACATTTTCACACCTTTAGCTCTCGAAGACTTGTTTCTAAATCTTTGTCCAGTTTGCGATGATACTGTCGATTTCTCGCACCTCATTAACGAATTGATAGACGAATTCTGCAAAGATGCATGGTGGGCTCAGTTAGCCGATGTATGTGGGGGCATTGTGGCCAGAAAGGTCATAGACCGTGACCATGCACCGAAATATATGATGAACAATATCTATGGGTGTAAACCGAAGCTATCGAAGTCAGCACTTTCTATCGACGTCTACAAAGCCAATAGTGGCTCCCCTAGAGATCGCGTTCGAAATATTCCTTACAAAAAATGCCACTTGCCGGATTTTTCCGTAGGCCATCTATATGCAAGCTTCTGCTACAAAATTATAACTTATTTACATAATATCTATAGCAATACTGCAAAATTAACAAAAGACTCCGTAACATCTAGTGCGATTGCGAACTTTGCTGCACATATCGCAGCCGCGCCCCAATCGAAGCTCGGAGCGTATTACCAGGAGGCGCTGGCAGGGTGCTAA
- a CDS encoding IS5 family transposase, which translates to MAGQPGFFDLSNRYEALSAAGDPLERLSGVVDFEVFRGPLIAALRRSVRGKGGRPPFDPVMMFKILVLQALYSLSDEATEFQIKDRLSFQRFLGLGLDGTVPDATTVWLFRERLVQAKAIDKLFARFDAALTDRGYLAMGGQIIDATVVPAPKQRNTDEEKAAIKDGRIPEAWKAKPARLRQKDRDARWSVKYTKAKVKEGADPKAFKPVDLAIPMFGYKNHIGIDRAHGLIRTWDASAANAHDGARLPDLISTNNTGSGVWADTAYRSKKNETFLERGMFKSHIHQRKPNRRAMPERVARANAKRSAIRSAVEHVFAGQKHRMGLIVRTIGIARARIKIGMANLAYNFQRLAWLEGRTAPA; encoded by the coding sequence ATGGCGGGACAGCCCGGTTTCTTTGATCTTTCGAACCGGTACGAGGCCTTGAGCGCAGCGGGTGATCCGTTGGAGCGTCTGTCCGGGGTGGTCGACTTTGAGGTTTTCCGGGGGCCATTGATCGCCGCTCTGCGCCGCAGTGTTCGTGGCAAAGGCGGGCGGCCGCCGTTTGACCCGGTGATGATGTTCAAAATTCTGGTGCTGCAGGCGCTCTATTCGCTTTCGGACGAAGCGACGGAATTCCAGATCAAGGATCGCTTGTCGTTCCAGCGCTTCCTGGGCCTTGGGCTCGATGGCACGGTGCCGGATGCAACGACGGTGTGGCTGTTCCGCGAGCGCTTGGTGCAAGCCAAGGCAATCGACAAGCTCTTCGCCCGCTTCGATGCCGCACTGACCGACCGGGGCTATCTCGCCATGGGCGGCCAGATCATCGATGCTACCGTTGTGCCTGCCCCCAAGCAGCGGAACACCGACGAGGAGAAGGCAGCGATCAAGGACGGCCGGATCCCGGAGGCATGGAAGGCAAAGCCAGCCCGGCTCCGTCAGAAGGATCGCGATGCCCGCTGGAGCGTGAAGTACACCAAGGCCAAGGTGAAGGAGGGTGCCGATCCCAAGGCCTTCAAGCCGGTCGATCTCGCCATCCCGATGTTCGGCTACAAGAACCACATCGGCATCGACCGGGCTCACGGGTTGATCCGGACCTGGGATGCCAGTGCCGCCAATGCCCATGACGGCGCCCGGTTGCCTGACCTGATCAGCACGAACAACACCGGTTCGGGCGTCTGGGCTGATACCGCCTACCGGTCGAAGAAAAACGAAACCTTTCTCGAGAGGGGCATGTTCAAGAGCCACATCCACCAGCGCAAACCGAACCGCCGTGCCATGCCCGAGCGTGTCGCCAGAGCCAATGCGAAGCGATCGGCCATCCGCTCGGCAGTCGAACACGTCTTTGCCGGGCAAAAGCACCGCATGGGCCTGATCGTGCGCACCATCGGCATTGCCCGCGCCCGCATCAAGATCGGCATGGCCAACCTTGCCTATAACTTCCAGCGCCTCGCATGGCTTGAGGGGCGTACTGCGCCCGCGTGA
- a CDS encoding SDR family NAD(P)-dependent oxidoreductase — translation MLVLGGSRGIGAAIVRRFRAAGAAVAFTYAGSRDAAAALADETGAQAIQANSADRDALTSVVAGRGALDVIVVNAGTLAMGDPLELDPDAVDHMIDVNVRAPYHASVEAARRMNADGRIIVIGSVNGDRMPFAGGAAYALTKSAVQGMVRGLARDFGDRGITVNAIQPGPTDSDMNPAEGPMAATMHSWRVRKTLALVGLT, via the coding sequence GTGCTTGTCCTTGGCGGCAGCCGCGGCATCGGCGCCGCGATCGTCCGCCGCTTCCGCGCGGCGGGCGCGGCGGTGGCCTTCACCTATGCCGGATCGCGCGATGCCGCCGCCGCGCTGGCCGACGAAACCGGCGCGCAGGCGATCCAGGCGAACAGCGCGGACCGCGATGCGCTCACCTCCGTCGTCGCCGGCCGCGGCGCGCTGGACGTGATCGTCGTCAACGCGGGCACGCTGGCGATGGGCGATCCGCTGGAGCTCGATCCCGACGCGGTCGACCACATGATCGACGTGAACGTGCGCGCGCCCTATCACGCTTCGGTGGAGGCGGCGCGGCGGATGAACGCCGACGGCCGGATCATCGTGATCGGCTCGGTCAACGGCGATCGCATGCCGTTTGCCGGCGGCGCGGCCTATGCGCTGACCAAGTCCGCCGTGCAGGGCATGGTGCGCGGGCTGGCGCGCGATTTCGGGGATCGCGGGATCACCGTCAACGCCATCCAGCCGGGACCGACGGACAGCGACATGAACCCGGCCGAAGGCCCCATGGCCGCGACGATGCACAGCTGGAGGGTTCGAAAAACTCTGGCGCTTGTCGGCCTGACCTGA
- a CDS encoding LysR family transcriptional regulator, with product MMKLDGLAAFVATVDETSISAASRRLGLAKSVVSERLAELERALGVTLLQRSTRRLTLTSAGESLLPRARRILRELEEAAAEVDASSGKLAGPLRISAPVGFGVLHLGPAIARFLRDHPDIEMALELDDGFVDAATGGFDAVLRHGAIGDGRLIARRLATSRRLLVASPAYLAAHGTPASLTDLERHRGVLYANRSGDWRFAVGSAWSVVRPRAALRVNNGLVMRDAALAGLGLALLPTFFVHAEIRSGALVEVDIGWPAEGAELFLTYPRDHGAAPKIRALGDSLRRSFGDPPYWEMA from the coding sequence ATGATGAAGCTGGATGGCTTGGCCGCCTTTGTCGCCACGGTGGACGAAACCTCGATCAGCGCGGCATCGCGGCGGCTGGGGCTGGCGAAGTCCGTGGTCAGCGAACGGCTGGCGGAACTGGAGCGGGCGCTGGGCGTCACCCTGCTCCAGCGCTCCACGCGCCGCCTCACCCTGACCAGCGCGGGGGAATCGCTGCTGCCGCGCGCGCGGCGCATCCTGCGCGAGCTGGAGGAAGCCGCCGCCGAGGTCGACGCCAGCAGCGGCAAGCTGGCGGGGCCGCTGCGGATCTCCGCGCCGGTAGGGTTCGGCGTGCTGCACCTCGGCCCGGCGATCGCGCGGTTCCTGCGCGACCATCCGGACATCGAGATGGCGCTGGAACTGGACGACGGTTTCGTCGATGCCGCCACCGGCGGGTTCGATGCCGTGCTGCGGCACGGCGCGATCGGCGACGGGCGGCTGATCGCGCGCCGGCTCGCCACCAGCCGCCGCCTGCTGGTCGCCTCCCCCGCCTATCTTGCGGCGCACGGCACGCCCGCCTCGCTGACCGACCTCGAGCGCCATCGCGGCGTGCTCTACGCCAACCGCTCGGGCGACTGGCGCTTCGCCGTGGGGTCCGCCTGGTCGGTGGTCCGGCCCCGCGCGGCGCTGCGCGTCAACAACGGGCTGGTGATGCGCGATGCCGCGCTGGCCGGGCTGGGCCTCGCCCTGTTGCCGACGTTCTTCGTCCACGCCGAAATCCGCAGCGGCGCGCTGGTGGAGGTCGACATCGGCTGGCCGGCGGAAGGCGCGGAACTGTTCCTGACCTACCCCCGCGATCACGGCGCCGCCCCCAAGATCCGCGCCCTGGGCGACAGCCTGCGCCGCAGCTTCGGCGACCCGCCGTACTGGGAGATGGCCTAG
- a CDS encoding tyrosine-type recombinase/integrase — translation MALDLSKVGNRDRLKAQREPHWQRLRAGCFLGFRPSKRGGKGTWIARVYDEDAGKYQVKSLGDFGTLPGNEMFAAAKREAEKLAELVESGGKIRAKMETVADACREYADDRPEAAKRFQRYVYDDAIAKVKLDKLRRRHVREWRDRMEAQPALVSRRKKGNPVKRDRAPSTVNRDMAVLRAALSKVLSPGAPNSEAAWQEALKAIPNADGRRTLYLDRTQRRKLIDNTDAEAAPFVHALCLLPLRPGAMAALTAGNFDKRTAELTIGKDKTGKPRRIQLPQEAAQLLANQAKGKLPAAPLFMRANGKAWDKNTWKKPINAAVAAADLPANTTAYTLRHSTITDLVSAGLPLLTIAQISGTSAEMIERHYGHLASDAAVKALGELAL, via the coding sequence ATGGCGTTGGACCTGAGCAAAGTTGGCAACCGTGACCGGCTGAAAGCGCAGCGTGAGCCGCATTGGCAGCGCCTGCGCGCAGGCTGCTTCCTTGGCTTCCGGCCTTCCAAGCGCGGAGGGAAGGGAACGTGGATTGCCCGCGTCTATGACGAGGATGCAGGCAAGTATCAGGTCAAGTCGCTGGGTGACTTCGGCACGCTACCCGGAAACGAGATGTTTGCGGCAGCCAAGCGCGAAGCCGAGAAGCTGGCAGAGTTGGTGGAATCGGGCGGGAAAATCCGCGCCAAGATGGAAACCGTTGCCGATGCCTGCCGCGAATATGCCGATGATCGACCGGAGGCAGCAAAGCGATTCCAGCGCTACGTATATGACGACGCAATCGCCAAGGTGAAGCTGGACAAGCTGCGCCGTCGTCATGTGCGGGAATGGCGGGATCGGATGGAAGCGCAACCCGCACTGGTGAGCCGCCGAAAGAAGGGCAATCCGGTCAAGCGGGATCGGGCACCATCCACCGTCAATCGCGACATGGCCGTACTGCGAGCCGCCTTGAGCAAGGTTCTCTCTCCCGGCGCTCCGAACAGCGAAGCTGCATGGCAGGAAGCCTTGAAGGCCATTCCCAACGCCGATGGGCGGCGCACCCTCTATCTGGACCGCACACAGCGCCGGAAGCTGATCGACAACACCGATGCAGAGGCAGCGCCGTTCGTTCATGCCCTCTGCCTTTTGCCGCTTCGCCCGGGCGCGATGGCGGCGTTGACGGCTGGCAACTTCGACAAGCGCACGGCGGAACTGACAATCGGCAAGGACAAGACCGGCAAGCCCCGGCGCATCCAGTTACCGCAAGAGGCTGCGCAGCTGCTTGCTAATCAGGCCAAGGGCAAGCTTCCAGCCGCTCCGCTGTTCATGCGCGCCAATGGCAAGGCATGGGACAAGAACACTTGGAAAAAACCCATCAATGCCGCCGTTGCCGCTGCTGATTTGCCAGCCAATACGACTGCCTACACCCTACGGCACAGCACCATCACCGACCTTGTGAGCGCGGGCTTGCCATTGCTCACCATCGCGCAGATTTCAGGCACCAGCGCCGAAATGATCGAACGGCACTATGGGCACCTTGCCAGCGATGCAGCGGTCAAGGCGCTCGGGGAACTGGCCCTATGA
- a CDS encoding ATP-binding protein, with protein sequence MATTPAQIDVWRSAPSEIQHLEFKEAKTSYDREKLARYCVAIANEGGGILLLGIGDNLPRPVIGSSAFPNLVATADELFVKIGFRVNVEEVVHPDGRVVVFQIPSRPRGTAYHLDGQYLMRSGESLRPMSEDRLRAIFAEGAPDWLEEPALTNLDDQAVVELLDTQTFFELMKLPYPSDRAGVLDRLRTERLIDKIDGGWSIRRLGGLLLAKKLDSFPDLSRKAARVIVYSGIGKTETRLDQTGARGYAVGFQGLVDFVMAQLPQNEVIENALRKQVKLLPMESVRELIANALIHQEMAMQGAGPMIEIYANRLEISNPGEPIVPVARFIDGYQSRNERLADFMRRMSICEEKSSGIDRVVEQAELFQLPAPEFRAGHKRTVVIVHGPRPFSDMDRNDRIRACWQHCDLRYVMSERMTNQSLRERFGLSEGQSATATQIINATIEAGLIKSDEAVGGSKKYARYLPSWA encoded by the coding sequence ATGGCTACGACACCTGCCCAGATTGATGTTTGGCGGTCTGCCCCGTCCGAAATCCAGCACCTTGAGTTCAAGGAGGCAAAGACAAGCTACGACCGCGAGAAGCTGGCACGATATTGCGTCGCCATTGCCAACGAAGGCGGGGGTATTCTCTTGCTCGGCATAGGCGACAATCTGCCCCGGCCGGTCATTGGCAGTTCAGCCTTTCCCAACTTGGTCGCGACCGCCGATGAGCTGTTCGTCAAGATTGGCTTTCGCGTGAATGTAGAGGAGGTGGTGCACCCCGATGGCCGGGTTGTGGTATTCCAGATTCCATCGCGGCCCAGGGGCACGGCCTATCATCTCGATGGGCAATATCTCATGCGATCCGGGGAATCCCTGCGGCCAATGTCGGAAGATCGGCTGCGCGCCATTTTTGCCGAAGGTGCCCCTGATTGGCTTGAGGAGCCAGCGCTCACAAACCTGGATGACCAAGCGGTTGTCGAACTGCTTGATACCCAGACATTCTTCGAACTGATGAAGTTGCCCTACCCCTCAGACCGAGCGGGTGTGCTGGACCGGCTTCGCACTGAACGACTGATCGACAAGATCGACGGTGGCTGGTCGATCCGGCGCCTTGGCGGCCTGCTTTTGGCCAAGAAGCTGGATTCTTTTCCCGACCTGTCCCGCAAGGCAGCACGTGTCATCGTCTATTCCGGCATCGGGAAAACGGAAACTCGCTTGGACCAGACCGGCGCACGCGGCTACGCGGTCGGCTTTCAGGGATTGGTGGATTTCGTCATGGCACAGTTGCCGCAGAACGAAGTCATCGAGAACGCCCTTCGCAAGCAAGTGAAATTGCTGCCGATGGAGAGCGTACGCGAACTTATTGCCAATGCATTGATCCATCAGGAAATGGCCATGCAGGGCGCTGGGCCAATGATCGAAATTTATGCCAACCGGCTTGAGATTTCGAATCCCGGCGAACCCATCGTGCCAGTCGCCCGCTTCATTGATGGGTATCAGTCCCGCAATGAACGATTGGCGGATTTCATGCGCCGTATGAGCATTTGCGAAGAGAAGAGCAGCGGCATTGACCGAGTTGTGGAGCAGGCCGAGCTTTTCCAGCTTCCCGCTCCCGAATTCAGAGCTGGACACAAGCGGACGGTGGTAATCGTGCATGGACCCCGCCCATTCTCGGACATGGACCGCAACGACAGGATTCGTGCCTGCTGGCAGCATTGCGACCTGCGCTATGTTATGTCGGAGAGGATGACAAACCAGAGCTTGCGGGAGCGTTTTGGATTGTCGGAGGGACAGTCTGCAACGGCAACCCAGATCATCAATGCGACCATTGAGGCAGGGTTGATCAAATCTGACGAGGCTGTTGGTGGGTCCAAAAAGTATGCCCGCTACCTGCCGAGTTGGGCTTGA
- a CDS encoding ATP-binding protein — MAAEEAGFLSSLRCGRDGAIDLIDHYSDPGSTTIAECKYIGAGGFSEAKERWKEVYGHLKKHLPKLAADPSASPDSPYRTWLDPDRPIRRYRFCCTVSLTKKDVAKLEKLIAADFSELVGNGVEAVRHLAETEGAVRVLPWDWFHSELILCPSLAFRWFQGLPVGVSLFDRSGRRGQSFRGFLDGGGLAYFSRDRFAAQHGVQVKRGEADLLDGITTGELTALVLSGPGGVGKTRLAHELAGKLTEEIRGFDGYWLERGASADSVIALAKAYPAKASILLLVDYAEAAQRLAEIADAVANLIEQAGHNIRLIATGRASATNRIRDDLEVLNPDINSLTSQSAGGSAYLEWVVHSIIELEEFPDADALSSVCRGIPALAAFAVYLFRVDRPQFDAQFGALLGNQDFHSWSNKRISALVSVKSAREEDLASLALALPIPIEQQARFRKSHGALIDLLVTDRWVENIDGQLVAAHDILADALLARWVFEAETATNVRLQNLLMTAADAQDLPHALTVVARLQSHPGFAAIDGGQVLKTLSALHPEQTAASASQLLGGPILKIQGKLSLVANSPKLAETIRLEPTLHIGLAHIADEVVKARGEGVELIVPGAIGDLLDEVCTQQKSSNFILSRAYSFDHARFRDRAFENIKLFPTKEQTHFLLVRMLNSGETPEALREAVCNWLHLNGGQTCASFVYKAWLDAGGDRDEVKDKLLEWVGEHGVTPKASHVYKAWLDAEGDRDEVKDKLLEWVGEHGVTPEAQFVYKAWLDAEGDRDEVKDKLLEWVGEHGVTPKASHVYKAWLDAGGDRDEVKDKLLEWVGEHGVTPEAQFVYNAWLDAGGDRDEVKDKLLEWVGEHGVTPEASHVYRAWLEAGGSFPEIKGHCEDWLKKNWRRHDAVYLTKNLSMERDVTFGTVMRIVAWAGRNSKDEDAIYRLSRVSRWITRHHITRRSSWIISEATMAVFIVLFARIRLSHGERFACSILFGNFAKRYYPRDENWPAIIRTFCSCLRHGGVFCHVQGLPSRTWAILLDDALQRGLLDPETDRDAIIHAHELCRMAMDSDEYANLLAMGYLAAHS; from the coding sequence GTGGCCGCGGAAGAGGCGGGGTTCCTCTCAAGCCTGAGGTGTGGGCGCGATGGAGCGATCGACCTAATTGATCATTATAGTGATCCTGGATCGACCACTATTGCAGAATGCAAATACATTGGTGCTGGTGGCTTCAGTGAAGCAAAGGAACGCTGGAAGGAGGTCTATGGCCACCTAAAGAAGCACCTGCCAAAACTTGCAGCCGATCCTTCGGCAAGCCCCGATTCTCCATATCGAACCTGGCTTGATCCCGATAGACCGATCCGACGCTACAGATTTTGTTGCACGGTTAGCTTGACTAAGAAAGACGTTGCCAAACTTGAGAAGCTGATCGCGGCTGATTTTTCTGAACTTGTCGGTAATGGCGTTGAGGCGGTCCGTCATCTGGCTGAAACCGAAGGCGCAGTGCGCGTACTGCCCTGGGACTGGTTCCATTCGGAGTTGATCCTATGTCCATCCCTTGCTTTCCGATGGTTCCAAGGCTTGCCCGTGGGGGTGAGCCTATTCGATCGGTCCGGAAGGAGAGGACAATCCTTTCGCGGCTTCTTGGACGGAGGCGGACTTGCCTATTTTTCACGGGATAGGTTTGCTGCCCAACACGGCGTTCAAGTCAAGCGCGGCGAAGCCGATTTGTTGGATGGCATCACTACCGGCGAGCTAACTGCTCTCGTCCTTAGCGGGCCCGGAGGGGTCGGCAAGACCCGGCTTGCGCATGAACTTGCGGGCAAACTAACCGAGGAAATCAGAGGCTTTGATGGGTACTGGTTGGAACGAGGTGCCTCTGCCGACTCAGTCATCGCCTTGGCAAAAGCTTACCCAGCCAAGGCATCGATCCTTCTTTTGGTCGACTATGCAGAAGCTGCCCAAAGGTTGGCTGAAATCGCAGATGCAGTCGCAAATCTGATCGAACAGGCTGGCCACAACATTCGGCTCATTGCGACCGGGCGAGCCAGTGCAACCAACAGGATACGCGACGATCTCGAAGTTCTGAATCCCGACATCAATTCCCTCACTTCACAATCTGCGGGCGGAAGCGCCTATCTGGAATGGGTGGTCCATTCGATCATTGAACTCGAAGAATTCCCGGATGCAGATGCCTTGTCATCGGTCTGTCGAGGAATACCCGCCCTTGCCGCTTTTGCTGTTTATCTTTTTCGCGTTGATCGCCCACAGTTCGATGCACAGTTCGGTGCCTTGCTCGGCAATCAGGACTTCCACAGTTGGTCGAACAAGCGAATTTCCGCTCTTGTCAGCGTCAAGTCTGCAAGAGAGGAAGATTTGGCATCGTTGGCTTTGGCTTTGCCCATCCCAATTGAGCAACAAGCCCGGTTCAGAAAATCGCATGGCGCTCTCATCGATCTGCTTGTGACAGATCGTTGGGTCGAGAACATCGATGGGCAGCTCGTCGCTGCTCATGACATCTTGGCGGATGCACTTTTGGCAAGGTGGGTGTTCGAGGCCGAAACGGCAACGAATGTGCGGCTACAGAACTTATTGATGACCGCAGCAGACGCGCAAGATTTGCCACACGCTCTGACAGTTGTTGCTCGTCTACAAAGCCATCCTGGGTTCGCCGCGATTGATGGCGGACAAGTACTGAAGACATTGTCTGCGCTGCATCCCGAGCAGACCGCAGCGTCGGCAAGCCAATTGCTCGGCGGCCCAATACTGAAGATTCAGGGAAAATTGAGCCTTGTTGCTAATTCACCCAAGCTTGCTGAGACAATAAGGTTGGAGCCAACCCTGCATATCGGTCTTGCTCACATTGCAGATGAGGTAGTCAAAGCACGTGGGGAAGGCGTCGAACTAATTGTGCCGGGGGCAATCGGCGACCTTCTGGATGAGGTGTGCACGCAACAGAAATCCTCGAATTTCATTCTAAGTCGTGCCTATAGCTTCGATCACGCTCGTTTCCGGGATCGAGCGTTCGAAAACATCAAACTGTTTCCGACCAAAGAGCAAACGCATTTCCTACTAGTCCGGATGCTGAACTCGGGTGAAACGCCCGAGGCATTGCGTGAGGCAGTCTGCAATTGGCTCCATTTGAACGGCGGTCAAACCTGTGCAAGCTTCGTCTACAAGGCTTGGCTAGATGCTGGAGGCGACCGCGACGAGGTCAAGGACAAGCTTCTGGAGTGGGTCGGCGAGCATGGCGTCACGCCAAAGGCCAGCCACGTCTACAAGGCATGGCTAGATGCTGAAGGCGACCGCGACGAGGTCAAGGACAAGCTTCTGGAGTGGGTCGGCGAGCATGGCGTCACGCCAGAGGCGCAATTCGTCTATAAGGCATGGCTAGATGCTGAAGGCGACCGCGACGAGGTCAAGGACAAGCTTCTGGAGTGGGTCGGCGAGCATGGCGTCACGCCAAAGGCCAGCCACGTCTACAAGGCATGGCTAGATGCTGGAGGCGACCGCGACGAGGTCAAGGACAAGCTTCTGGAGTGGGTCGGCGAGCATGGCGTCACGCCAGAGGCGCAATTCGTCTACAACGCATGGCTAGATGCTGGAGGCGACCGCGACGAGGTCAAGGACAAGCTTCTGGAGTGGGTCGGCGAGCATGGCGTCACGCCAGAGGCCAGCCACGTCTACAGGGCATGGCTAGAAGCAGGCGGATCGTTTCCTGAAATCAAAGGGCATTGTGAAGATTGGCTCAAGAAGAATTGGCGCCGACACGATGCAGTATATCTAACAAAGAACCTTTCGATGGAGCGAGACGTAACATTTGGCACAGTCATGAGGATCGTGGCTTGGGCAGGAAGAAACTCGAAAGATGAAGATGCAATATATCGCTTAAGCAGGGTCAGCCGTTGGATAACTCGTCATCATATTACGCGGCGATCCAGCTGGATTATTAGCGAAGCAACAATGGCCGTTTTCATCGTACTTTTTGCAAGGATCCGTCTTTCTCACGGCGAACGTTTTGCATGCTCCATTTTGTTCGGAAACTTCGCGAAAAGATACTATCCTCGCGATGAGAATTGGCCAGCCATAATTCGCACCTTCTGTAGTTGCCTGAGGCACGGCGGTGTTTTTTGCCACGTCCAAGGGCTGCCATCGAGAACCTGGGCAATTTTGCTCGATGATGCCTTGCAACGTGGGCTACTCGATCCTGAGACAGACCGCGATGCGATTATTCATGCCCACGAATTGTGCCGAATGGCTATGGACTCCGATGAATATGCCAATCTGCTCGCAATGGGCTATCTTGCTGCCCATTCCTAG